One genomic segment of Aliarcobacter cibarius includes these proteins:
- a CDS encoding TolC family protein, giving the protein MLKKIIVLIFIATSLYANSLKELLSNIEVTNENYQAQQALQEMAKKQYESATKDNYPTFNLIGAYENNSKVLSNEPEDIAYGELKASYILYDGNKILNNELSKKNLHESQKLKTQYLKQEIMLEVIKQYFSYQNTKSAIDVINYKINELNGQIKKFEILVKNDLETKDKLQALIASKKEALYDIENLKIDLENSILQLSLLTGREISLHDEERLIEPSYEENDRYDIEAKKLEAKSVKYTSDSFNYLPTISITDSLKKQEYLHYDETYNDKLNNQIIFQISFPILDFGKISKDKEASQLEALALNKEIAYKEKSIQIERKLALKSLESSKVKLDSATSGLEATNTTYEFSKKRFDANLISYTEYLTELTKKQDANYRVILAKNDIELKKANLAFALGIDLLTLIKE; this is encoded by the coding sequence ATGTTAAAAAAAATCATTGTATTAATTTTTATTGCAACTTCACTATATGCAAATTCTTTAAAAGAACTTTTAAGTAATATTGAAGTAACAAATGAAAATTATCAAGCACAACAAGCTTTACAAGAGATGGCTAAAAAACAGTATGAATCAGCAACAAAAGATAATTATCCAACATTTAATCTAATTGGGGCTTATGAAAATAATTCAAAAGTTTTAAGTAATGAACCTGAGGATATAGCTTATGGAGAATTAAAAGCTTCATATATTTTATATGATGGAAACAAAATACTAAATAATGAATTATCTAAAAAAAATTTACATGAATCACAAAAACTAAAAACTCAATATTTAAAGCAAGAGATTATGTTAGAGGTAATAAAACAATATTTTTCATATCAAAATACAAAATCTGCTATTGATGTTATAAATTACAAAATAAATGAATTAAATGGTCAAATAAAAAAATTTGAAATTTTAGTAAAAAATGACCTTGAAACAAAAGATAAACTTCAAGCTTTAATTGCATCAAAAAAAGAGGCTTTATATGATATTGAAAATTTAAAAATAGATTTAGAAAATTCAATATTACAACTATCTCTTTTGACAGGTCGTGAAATTTCACTACATGATGAAGAAAGATTGATTGAGCCAAGTTATGAAGAAAATGATAGATATGATATTGAAGCAAAAAAACTTGAAGCTAAAAGTGTAAAATATACATCTGATAGTTTTAATTATTTACCTACAATATCAATAACAGATTCTTTAAAAAAACAAGAATATTTGCATTATGATGAAACATATAATGATAAATTGAATAATCAAATAATATTTCAAATCAGCTTTCCTATTTTAGATTTTGGAAAAATCTCAAAAGATAAAGAAGCTAGTCAATTAGAGGCTTTAGCTTTAAATAAAGAGATTGCTTATAAAGAAAAATCTATTCAAATTGAAAGAAAACTAGCTTTAAAATCACTAGAATCTTCAAAAGTTAAATTAGATAGTGCAACATCAGGGCTTGAAGCTACAAATACAACTTATGAATTTAGTAAAAAAAGATTTGATGCAAATTTGATAAGTTACACTGAATATTTAACTGAACTTACAAAAAAACAAGATGCAAACTATCGAGTAATCTTAGCAAAAAATGATATTGAACTAAAAAAAGCCAATCTTGCTTTCGCACTTGGAATTGATTTATTAACACTTATAAAGGAATAA
- a CDS encoding efflux RND transporter periplasmic adaptor subunit: protein MKKIQIMIILLTNILFADVYATYEVKALNEASLNVSTSGIVSKINTDVGNKVKKGEVLLSLNDSEEKANLEISKNEYKFLLTQYERYKKSAEVFDKNSLDKLESELKSAKDLITLNEAKLSKMKIIAPFSGVISEKNIEVGDMSSNTEKALLKLVSNEKKLLLAFDSKFAQDVKVGDEFCLNSKKDDYKNCVEIYKIYPTLNSDKKLNAEAYGVDLKIGNFGDGLIKGN, encoded by the coding sequence ATGAAAAAAATACAAATTATGATAATACTTCTAACAAATATTTTATTTGCTGATGTTTATGCAACTTATGAAGTAAAAGCATTAAATGAAGCCTCTTTAAATGTTTCTACATCTGGTATTGTTTCTAAAATAAATACAGATGTAGGAAACAAAGTAAAAAAAGGTGAAGTTTTACTTTCACTAAATGATTCAGAAGAAAAAGCGAATCTTGAAATATCAAAGAATGAATATAAATTTTTATTAACTCAATATGAAAGATATAAAAAAAGTGCAGAAGTTTTTGATAAAAATAGTTTAGATAAATTGGAATCAGAGTTAAAAAGTGCAAAAGATTTAATAACTTTAAATGAAGCAAAACTATCAAAAATGAAAATCATTGCTCCATTTTCTGGTGTAATTTCTGAAAAAAATATAGAAGTTGGTGATATGTCAAGTAATACTGAAAAAGCTTTATTAAAACTTGTTTCAAATGAAAAAAAACTTTTATTAGCATTTGATTCAAAATTCGCTCAAGATGTGAAAGTTGGAGATGAATTTTGTTTAAACTCAAAAAAAGATGATTATAAAAATTGTGTTGAAATTTACAAAATTTATCCTACATTAAATAGTGACAAAAAATTAAATGCAGAAGCTTATGGTGTAGATTTAAAAATTGGTAATTTTGGTGATGGATTAATAAAAGGAAACTAA
- a CDS encoding efflux RND transporter permease subunit, translating to MYKFAISRPITTFMFVFALVFFGYTQIQKMPIAFLPNVDYPVVSVITNYDQGSTEIIESKITDKIEEAISGISGIDIIRSDTSKNQSVVIAQFELSKPVEEAANDVRDKVSTVDLPKEANKPIIEKFSSSSAPIITLFLSTKLDNLDKLMLHANEVVKPVLQSIEGVGKVEIAGFRDKVLKIYPDTTLLSKYNLDLNDLSSKIDEENIKKDGGRVVQEKEELNISIDSDAINVEQLENIKIKDGVRLKDVAKVEETIEDERTFANYNEQKGVLLQVKKISGANEVNIAKSVREKIPYIKGLSNDFDINLLFDTTNFIESTYKSVQFDLILGCFLASLIVFVFLRNFTFTIIAAISLPISILGVLAIMGWSGQTLNILTLTALTLSIGIIIDDAIVVIENIYKKLELGKSRYEAALEGVREISFSVLAISAMLLAIFIPIANMSGIVGKFFKSFGITIVASVIISYIVAITVIPMISSLLVNPKHSKFYLMTESIFLSMDRIYKNLLTKAIKFKFVTLISGFSIFAISIILSSNLGMVFMPKEDRSQFEVIIKANANISMEEMKKTTINIQKELLSISEVDYSSLTIGLNGNIYESSIYVRLVPIDKRAKTQRQIMEEIRHKSKTFENIEINVNETDDMNSGAEIMTPFQLILKANDSKLAEESANKLIDYLKTINGTTNIQNNIQPKKDELSIEILKQNSSKFGVKSSDIANVIAMAYSGEITISNFNKNGKEYDIVMRLSDDLRTNIDVINQLNVKNDKEELIPLSSLININTKQLASVIKRYNRQKQVTVGTDMKDGLALDTLINLVVENKDKWLLDGVTYTFEGDAKDMQDTSDAFGVAIVAALIMIYLILASLYESPLQPIIIMSAMPLSFTGAFLGLYLANMNMSLFSMMGLFLLLGLVGKNSTLIVDAANRNRENNTTLDEAIIQAGISRLRPILMTTISMCLGMLPLALSIGEGSSIKAPMAISVISGLIISTMLSLFVVPALYKLIAPLDDKIRKLYTHK from the coding sequence ATGTACAAATTTGCTATTTCAAGACCAATTACAACTTTTATGTTTGTATTTGCTTTGGTATTCTTTGGATATACTCAAATCCAAAAAATGCCAATTGCATTCTTACCAAATGTTGATTATCCCGTTGTTAGTGTTATAACTAATTATGACCAAGGTTCAACTGAAATTATTGAAAGTAAAATAACTGATAAAATAGAAGAAGCGATAAGTGGTATTTCTGGAATTGATATAATAAGATCAGATACTTCAAAAAATCAATCAGTTGTTATTGCTCAATTTGAGTTAAGTAAACCTGTTGAAGAAGCTGCAAATGATGTTAGAGATAAGGTTTCAACTGTTGATTTACCAAAAGAAGCTAATAAACCTATAATTGAAAAATTTTCAAGTAGTTCTGCACCTATAATAACTCTTTTTTTATCAACAAAACTTGATAATCTTGATAAATTAATGCTTCATGCAAATGAAGTAGTAAAACCTGTTTTACAAAGTATTGAAGGTGTTGGAAAAGTAGAAATTGCAGGTTTTAGGGATAAAGTACTAAAAATATATCCAGATACTACTCTTTTAAGTAAATATAATCTTGATTTAAATGACTTATCTTCAAAAATTGATGAAGAAAATATCAAAAAAGATGGAGGAAGAGTTGTTCAAGAAAAAGAAGAATTAAATATCTCAATTGATTCAGATGCAATAAATGTTGAACAACTAGAAAATATAAAAATAAAAGATGGTGTTAGATTAAAAGATGTTGCAAAAGTTGAAGAAACAATAGAAGATGAAAGAACATTTGCAAACTATAATGAACAAAAAGGTGTATTATTACAAGTAAAAAAAATCTCAGGTGCTAATGAGGTAAATATTGCAAAATCAGTAAGGGAAAAAATTCCATATATCAAAGGATTATCAAATGATTTTGATATAAATTTATTATTTGATACAACAAATTTTATTGAATCAACTTACAAAAGTGTTCAATTTGACTTGATTTTGGGTTGTTTCTTGGCTTCTTTAATTGTATTTGTATTTTTAAGAAATTTTACTTTTACAATCATTGCAGCTATCTCTTTACCTATTTCAATCTTAGGTGTTCTAGCAATAATGGGTTGGAGTGGGCAAACACTAAATATTTTAACACTTACAGCTTTAACATTATCAATAGGAATTATTATTGATGATGCAATTGTTGTAATAGAAAATATTTATAAAAAACTTGAACTAGGAAAAAGTAGATATGAGGCAGCGTTAGAGGGAGTAAGGGAGATATCTTTTTCTGTTTTAGCTATTTCAGCTATGCTTTTAGCGATTTTTATACCTATTGCAAATATGAGTGGAATAGTAGGAAAATTCTTTAAAAGTTTTGGTATAACTATTGTTGCTTCGGTAATAATTTCTTATATTGTAGCAATTACAGTTATTCCTATGATTAGTTCACTTTTGGTAAATCCAAAACATTCGAAATTTTATTTGATGACTGAATCAATATTTTTATCGATGGATAGAATATATAAAAATCTTTTAACAAAAGCAATAAAGTTTAAATTTGTAACTTTAATAAGTGGCTTTTCTATATTTGCAATATCTATAATTTTATCTTCAAATCTAGGAATGGTATTTATGCCAAAAGAAGATAGAAGTCAGTTTGAAGTAATAATCAAAGCAAATGCAAATATTTCAATGGAAGAGATGAAAAAAACTACAATAAATATTCAAAAAGAGTTACTTTCAATAAGTGAAGTTGATTACTCTTCTTTGACTATTGGATTAAATGGAAATATTTATGAAAGTTCAATTTATGTTAGATTAGTTCCAATAGATAAAAGAGCAAAAACTCAACGTCAAATTATGGAAGAGATTAGACATAAATCGAAAACATTTGAAAATATAGAGATAAATGTAAATGAAACAGATGATATGAATTCAGGTGCAGAAATTATGACACCATTTCAACTTATATTAAAAGCAAATGATTCAAAACTTGCTGAAGAATCAGCTAATAAATTGATTGATTATTTAAAAACAATAAACGGAACAACAAATATTCAAAATAATATTCAGCCTAAAAAAGATGAACTTTCTATTGAGATATTAAAACAAAACTCTTCAAAATTTGGAGTAAAAAGTAGTGATATTGCAAATGTAATTGCAATGGCTTATTCAGGAGAAATTACAATAAGTAATTTTAATAAAAATGGTAAAGAATATGATATTGTTATGAGATTATCAGATGATTTAAGAACAAATATAGATGTGATAAATCAATTAAATGTAAAAAATGATAAAGAAGAACTTATTCCTTTATCAAGTTTAATTAATATAAATACAAAACAGTTAGCTTCTGTAATAAAAAGATATAATAGACAAAAACAAGTTACTGTTGGAACTGATATGAAAGATGGTTTAGCTTTAGATACTCTAATCAATCTTGTAGTTGAAAATAAAGATAAATGGCTTTTAGATGGAGTAACTTATACTTTTGAAGGAGATGCTAAAGATATGCAAGATACTTCTGATGCCTTTGGTGTTGCTATTGTTGCTGCTCTTATAATGATATATTTAATTCTTGCTTCATTATATGAATCTCCACTCCAACCAATTATCATCATGAGTGCAATGCCACTTAGTTTTACAGGGGCATTTTTAGGACTTTATTTAGCAAATATGAATATGAGTTTATTTAGTATGATGGGATTATTTTTACTTCTTGGTTTAGTTGGTAAAAACTCAACTTTAATAGTTGATGCTGCAAATAGGAATAGAGAGAATAATACAACTTTAGATGAAGCAATTATTCAAGCAGGGATATCAAGACTACGACCAATCTTAATGACAACTATATCTATGTGTTTAGGTATGCTTCCCCTTGCCCTTTCTATTGGTGAGGGATCAAGTATAAAAGCTCCTATGGCTATTAGTGTTATAAGTGGTTTAATAATATCTACAATGTTAAGTCTATTTGTAGTTC